A genome region from Schaalia sp. 19OD2882 includes the following:
- a CDS encoding ROK family transcriptional regulator → MSSTSIAPGSPSSLREANSARIVDSVKKFGRITQVELAAATGLSPATVSNIVKQLTANGVVRTSTTIRSGRRAQLVSMATSSSLCVGIHVGPRHLSIEVADESHEVSAGQRLPLPSNHRADTTLDRAALLVMELAENVDSTLSEVNALALVLPLPVDPATGTPSPGGHMADMSDWENLDVAGVLGRRLGAPVLVENDAHAAALGESRFGSLRGVDNAIYVHASHHVGAGLVVDGRLHRGNRGLAGQIGHVQVDPAGIICRCGSRGCLETVVGADALLGLMRMNRSIRSLADIVRGANEGDPGCRQVVADAAAAIGAVVADLAVATAPTHIVLGGELASTGDVFLTPVNEALSRRAFLPTDIALTTTTLEGRAEVLGALALARETETEAGRR, encoded by the coding sequence ATGAGTTCGACGAGCATCGCGCCGGGATCACCGTCATCCCTTCGCGAAGCGAACTCTGCACGCATCGTCGACTCGGTCAAGAAATTCGGACGTATCACCCAGGTCGAACTGGCCGCCGCCACGGGCCTGTCCCCCGCGACCGTGTCCAACATCGTCAAGCAACTCACCGCCAACGGCGTCGTGCGCACCTCCACCACCATCCGCTCCGGCAGGCGCGCCCAACTGGTGTCCATGGCCACCTCCTCCTCCCTGTGCGTGGGGATCCACGTGGGACCGCGGCACCTGAGCATCGAAGTGGCCGACGAGAGCCACGAGGTCAGCGCCGGCCAACGCCTGCCCCTGCCCAGCAACCACAGGGCCGACACGACCCTGGACAGGGCGGCGCTGCTCGTCATGGAACTCGCGGAGAACGTCGACTCCACCCTGTCGGAGGTCAATGCCCTCGCCCTCGTCCTGCCCCTGCCCGTGGACCCCGCCACGGGGACGCCCTCGCCGGGAGGACACATGGCGGACATGTCGGACTGGGAGAATCTCGATGTGGCCGGGGTCCTCGGACGCAGACTCGGCGCCCCCGTACTCGTCGAGAACGACGCGCACGCCGCAGCCCTGGGCGAATCCCGCTTCGGATCCTTGCGCGGAGTCGACAACGCCATCTACGTCCACGCCTCGCACCACGTGGGCGCAGGACTGGTCGTCGACGGCCGCCTGCACCGCGGCAACCGCGGGCTGGCAGGACAGATCGGGCACGTCCAGGTCGACCCCGCAGGGATCATCTGCCGCTGCGGATCGCGCGGCTGCCTGGAAACCGTCGTCGGCGCCGACGCCCTGCTCGGCCTCATGCGCATGAACCGCTCCATCCGTTCACTGGCCGACATCGTCCGGGGCGCCAACGAGGGCGACCCGGGGTGCCGACAGGTCGTCGCCGACGCCGCCGCCGCCATCGGCGCCGTCGTGGCGGACCTCGCCGTGGCCACCGCCCCCACCCACATCGTCCTGGGTGGAGAACTGGCCTCCACCGGAGACGTCTTCCTCACCCCCGTCAACGAAGCACTCTCGCGACGCGCCTTCCTGCCCACGGACATCGCGCTGACCACGACGACCCTGGAAGGACGCGCCGAGGTCCTCGGTGCGCTGGCCCTGGCACGCGAGACCGAAACCGAGGCAGGTCGACGATGA
- a CDS encoding sugar ABC transporter ATP-binding protein gives MTTAPVILEMQHIVKEFPGVRALDDVTMTVRRADIHAICGENGAGKSTLMKVLSGVHPHGSYGGRIVLDGVEQTFSSIKASEKAGIVIIHQELALIPELSVAENIFLGSEITRGGLIDWDAAKVRSIDLLARVGLDVDPTTPVKNLGVGQQQLVEIAKALSKDVKVLILDEPTSALNEEDSANLLSLMKGLKGKGITCLMISHKLNEIAAVSDAVTVIRDGRTVETYDVVAGEVDEDRIIRAMVGRSIENRYPEHTPHIGEILLEVRNWSVESETVPGRLAVKGASFHVRRGEIVGFAGLMGAGRTELARSVFGHSYGRHVGGSVVLDGEEVVMDTVSKAIDKGLAYVPEDRKTLGLNLLDTIRQTIVSANLKAIVSSGLLDMDKERQIAEKYRQDLRIKAPTTHTGVVTLSGGNQQKVVLAKWMFPDPKVLILDEPTRGIDVGAKYEIYKLILSLADQGRAVVVISSELPELLGICDRIYTICEGEITGVLDRADADQESLMRRMTTSSTTPAAH, from the coding sequence ATGACAACAGCCCCCGTCATCCTCGAAATGCAACACATCGTCAAGGAGTTCCCCGGCGTGCGCGCCCTCGACGACGTGACCATGACCGTGCGCAGAGCCGACATCCACGCCATCTGTGGAGAGAACGGAGCCGGCAAGTCCACCCTCATGAAAGTCCTGTCCGGCGTCCACCCGCACGGCTCCTACGGCGGGCGGATCGTGCTGGACGGGGTCGAACAGACCTTCTCCTCAATCAAAGCCTCGGAGAAGGCCGGCATCGTCATCATCCACCAGGAGCTCGCCCTCATCCCCGAACTCTCCGTGGCCGAGAACATCTTCCTCGGCTCGGAGATCACCCGAGGCGGCCTCATCGACTGGGACGCCGCCAAGGTCCGCAGCATCGACCTGCTGGCCAGGGTCGGCCTCGACGTCGACCCCACGACACCGGTGAAGAACCTCGGAGTCGGCCAACAGCAGCTGGTCGAGATCGCCAAGGCCCTGTCCAAGGACGTCAAGGTCCTCATCCTGGACGAGCCCACCTCGGCCCTCAACGAGGAGGATTCGGCGAACCTCCTGTCACTCATGAAAGGACTCAAGGGCAAGGGCATCACTTGCCTGATGATCTCCCACAAACTCAACGAGATCGCCGCCGTCTCCGACGCGGTCACCGTCATCCGTGACGGACGTACTGTCGAGACCTACGACGTCGTCGCCGGCGAGGTCGACGAGGACCGGATCATCCGCGCCATGGTCGGCCGCTCCATCGAGAACCGCTACCCCGAACACACCCCCCACATCGGGGAAATCCTGCTCGAAGTGCGCAACTGGAGCGTCGAATCCGAAACCGTGCCGGGGCGTCTGGCCGTCAAGGGAGCCTCCTTCCACGTGCGACGCGGCGAGATCGTCGGCTTCGCCGGGCTCATGGGAGCCGGCCGCACCGAATTGGCCAGGTCCGTCTTCGGACACTCCTACGGGCGCCATGTGGGTGGAAGCGTCGTCCTCGACGGCGAGGAAGTGGTCATGGACACCGTCTCCAAGGCCATCGACAAGGGCCTGGCATACGTCCCCGAGGACCGAAAGACCCTGGGCCTGAACCTCCTGGACACCATCCGCCAGACCATCGTGTCGGCAAACCTCAAGGCCATCGTCTCCAGCGGCCTGCTCGACATGGACAAGGAACGTCAGATCGCCGAGAAGTACCGCCAAGACCTGCGGATCAAGGCCCCCACCACGCACACCGGGGTGGTCACCCTCTCCGGCGGAAACCAACAGAAGGTCGTCCTGGCCAAGTGGATGTTCCCCGACCCGAAGGTCCTCATCCTCGACGAGCCGACCCGAGGCATCGACGTCGGCGCCAAGTACGAGATCTACAAACTCATCCTCTCCCTGGCCGACCAGGGCCGGGCAGTGGTCGTCATTTCCTCCGAACTTCCGGAACTGCTCGGGATCTGCGACCGCATCTACACCATCTGCGAGGGCGAGATCACCGGCGTCCTCGACCGTGCCGACGCGGACCAGGAGTCCCTCATGCGGCGCATGACCACATCCTCAACCACCCCTGCGGCGCACTGA
- a CDS encoding sugar ABC transporter permease, with protein MKFLKQVLGGNLQQYTMVLALLALVLAFEFVSGGRMLTSSNFQNLVSGNAYVLILAIGMVMVIVIGQIDLSVGSVAGFVGMCVALGIKDLGLPWWAALLGGLTLGVVIGAWHGFWLSKVGIPGFITTLAGMMIFRGGVIWISNSISAPVPDQFKYLGAGYLPEWGPAWTQMNNSTLVLGIAAAVWFVWSEFRRRSRAQAHGIEVPVWIPAVRSALIVVVIGYLTYLFGHGRPGTSFPIPGLILVLLVVIYHVITQRTTFGRHIYAVGGNKAAAALSGVNTARTYFLVMVNMSFLAALAGILFVGRATSAGPSDGNMWELDAIAAVFIGGAAVSGGIGTVVGSMIGGLVMAVLNNGLMLMGVGADKTQVIKGLVLLAAVAFDVYNKQQGRPSILGHLAKGFKSKEQAAPTSSTTPTPSGTDA; from the coding sequence ATGAAGTTCCTCAAGCAGGTTCTCGGGGGCAACCTCCAGCAGTACACGATGGTGCTCGCACTGCTCGCGCTTGTCCTCGCCTTCGAATTCGTCTCCGGTGGGCGCATGCTCACCTCCTCCAACTTCCAGAACCTCGTCTCCGGAAACGCCTACGTCCTCATCCTGGCCATCGGCATGGTCATGGTCATCGTCATCGGCCAGATCGACCTGTCCGTCGGATCGGTGGCAGGTTTCGTCGGGATGTGCGTCGCCCTGGGCATCAAGGATCTGGGGCTGCCCTGGTGGGCGGCACTCCTGGGTGGACTGACCCTGGGTGTCGTCATCGGGGCCTGGCACGGCTTCTGGCTGTCCAAGGTCGGCATCCCCGGGTTCATCACCACCCTTGCCGGCATGATGATCTTCCGCGGTGGAGTCATCTGGATCTCCAACTCCATCTCGGCCCCCGTGCCCGACCAGTTCAAGTACCTCGGCGCCGGCTACCTGCCCGAATGGGGGCCCGCGTGGACCCAGATGAACAACTCGACCCTGGTCCTGGGAATCGCCGCCGCCGTGTGGTTCGTGTGGTCCGAGTTCCGCCGTCGCTCGCGCGCCCAGGCCCACGGCATCGAGGTCCCCGTGTGGATCCCCGCCGTTCGTTCGGCCCTCATCGTCGTCGTCATCGGATATCTCACCTACCTCTTCGGTCACGGTCGCCCGGGGACCTCCTTCCCGATCCCCGGCCTCATCCTGGTCCTGTTGGTCGTGATCTACCACGTCATCACCCAGCGCACGACCTTCGGACGCCACATCTACGCCGTCGGCGGCAACAAGGCCGCAGCCGCCCTCTCAGGTGTCAACACCGCCCGCACCTACTTCCTGGTCATGGTCAACATGTCCTTCCTGGCCGCACTGGCAGGCATCCTCTTCGTCGGTCGAGCCACCTCCGCAGGCCCCTCCGACGGCAACATGTGGGAGCTCGACGCCATCGCCGCCGTCTTCATCGGAGGTGCGGCGGTCTCCGGCGGCATCGGCACCGTGGTCGGATCCATGATCGGTGGCCTGGTCATGGCCGTCCTCAACAACGGCCTCATGCTCATGGGCGTCGGCGCAGACAAGACCCAGGTCATCAAGGGTCTGGTGCTGCTGGCCGCCGTGGCCTTCGACGTCTACAACAAGCAACAGGGCAGGCCCTCGATCCTCGGCCACCTGGCAAAGGGGTTCAAATCCAAGGAACAGGCGGCCCCGACCTCATCCACGACACCGACCCCCTCGGGCACCGACGCCTGA
- a CDS encoding phosphatidylserine/phosphatidylglycerophosphate/cardiolipin synthase family protein yields MKWRPSAILSPRAITVVKNAGKALVAAQVAALVTVHLVDHVRKQRVPGGRHGFPTLPPADTPIAHNVVRTYTEGHSLYADMLAEIESAKKYVYFETFIWRSDEWGQRFKDALVAAARRGVEVHAIYDGFAVLNQRLAFYSFPDLPHLHILRFPVFRPGMLTLNLRRTGRDHRKILVVDGAVGFVGGYNIGNPFANEWRDTHVRVSGDAVWELENGFIDFWNHFRKRHHPVLADIGAKQWAAEVTAAFNMPNRILYPVRGLYVDAIERATHHVLITQAYFIPDREILGALKAAAGRGVRVKVLIPEFSNHILADWVARPYYGELLREGIEIWLYQHAMVHSKTMTVDGVWSTVGTANIDRLSLMGNYEVNMQFFSPELAARMEQVFDNDLTTARRLTIEEWDARSWATRILEQLVQPFQVVV; encoded by the coding sequence ATGAAGTGGCGTCCCTCAGCGATCCTGTCCCCCCGGGCCATCACCGTGGTCAAGAACGCCGGCAAGGCCCTGGTGGCCGCGCAGGTCGCCGCACTGGTCACCGTGCACCTCGTCGACCACGTGCGCAAGCAACGTGTGCCCGGCGGACGTCACGGATTCCCCACCCTGCCCCCGGCGGACACCCCGATCGCGCACAATGTCGTGCGCACCTACACCGAAGGGCACTCCCTGTACGCGGACATGCTGGCCGAGATCGAGTCGGCGAAGAAGTACGTCTACTTCGAGACCTTCATCTGGCGTTCGGACGAATGGGGGCAGCGTTTCAAGGACGCCCTGGTGGCAGCTGCCAGGCGCGGGGTGGAGGTCCACGCCATCTACGACGGTTTCGCCGTGCTCAACCAGCGTCTGGCCTTCTACAGTTTCCCGGACCTGCCCCACCTGCACATCCTCCGCTTCCCCGTCTTCCGCCCGGGGATGCTCACCCTGAACCTTCGGCGAACCGGGCGAGACCACCGCAAGATCCTCGTCGTGGACGGCGCAGTGGGTTTCGTGGGCGGATACAACATCGGCAACCCCTTCGCCAACGAGTGGCGGGACACCCACGTGCGGGTCAGCGGTGACGCCGTGTGGGAGTTGGAGAACGGGTTCATCGACTTTTGGAACCACTTCAGGAAGCGTCACCACCCGGTCCTGGCCGACATCGGCGCCAAACAGTGGGCCGCCGAGGTCACCGCCGCCTTCAACATGCCCAACCGGATCCTCTACCCGGTGCGGGGCCTGTACGTGGACGCCATCGAGAGGGCCACCCACCACGTCCTCATCACCCAGGCCTACTTCATCCCCGACAGGGAGATCCTCGGCGCTCTCAAGGCCGCCGCCGGGCGAGGGGTTCGCGTGAAGGTCCTCATCCCCGAGTTCTCCAACCACATCCTGGCCGACTGGGTGGCCCGCCCCTACTACGGGGAGCTGCTGCGTGAGGGCATCGAGATCTGGCTGTACCAGCACGCCATGGTCCACTCCAAGACGATGACGGTGGACGGGGTGTGGTCCACCGTGGGTACGGCCAACATCGACCGCCTGTCCCTCATGGGCAACTACGAGGTGAACATGCAGTTCTTCTCCCCGGAACTGGCCGCGCGCATGGAACAGGTCTTCGACAACGACCTGACCACGGCCCGACGCCTCACCATCGAGGAGTGGGACGCCCGCAGTTGGGCCACGCGGATCCTGGAGCAATTGGTCCAGCCCTTCCAGGTCGTCGTCTGA
- the gatC gene encoding Asp-tRNA(Asn)/Glu-tRNA(Gln) amidotransferase subunit GatC, with amino-acid sequence MSRISTDEVARVAGLAHIALTPEEITRIAGELDVIASAVAKVSEVATPDIPATSHPIPLSNVWRADVVGPTLDRDEVLAQAPASEDGMFLVPQILQED; translated from the coding sequence ATGTCTCGCATCAGTACTGACGAGGTCGCCCGCGTCGCGGGGCTGGCCCACATCGCCCTGACCCCCGAGGAGATCACCCGCATCGCCGGTGAACTCGACGTCATCGCCTCCGCGGTGGCGAAGGTCTCCGAGGTCGCCACCCCGGACATTCCGGCCACCTCGCACCCGATTCCCCTGTCGAATGTGTGGCGCGCCGACGTGGTCGGCCCGACCCTGGACCGCGACGAGGTCCTGGCCCAGGCCCCCGCCAGCGAGGACGGCATGTTCCTCGTCCCGCAGATCCTTCAGGAGGACTGA
- a CDS encoding sugar-binding protein encodes MKKNLVGALALTAVAALALGACSGGGREGASSGASTDTAASGSAPASTTGFPADSTVGVALPWLGTQNWKEAETMFNEQLTAAGFKPLVQSADQKVPQQQQQIEAMIEQGAKVIVVGPIDGTQLGSVLDKAKEAGVAVIGYDRLIENTASVDAVVQFGSVRTGELQGQSLLDGLKAKKGNGPYNIELFGGGPADPNAPNFFKGAMSVLKPKIDDGTLKVVSAQMDFTQAATPDWDNAKAQSRMDSLLSGFYADKKIDGVLSPNDGIARAILTSAEQAGQELPVVTGLDAENESVVSIWQGKQYSTVAKPTQDLVVKTVELIQALQKGEALPEPTERANNGKVDVAVYALDPIVVTKDNVKDVFKDDKARLELLK; translated from the coding sequence ATGAAGAAGAACCTTGTCGGGGCGCTGGCGCTCACAGCCGTCGCCGCCCTCGCCCTGGGAGCATGTTCCGGTGGCGGCCGAGAAGGGGCCTCCTCCGGCGCCAGCACCGACACGGCGGCCTCTGGCTCGGCACCTGCGAGCACCACCGGCTTCCCCGCCGACTCCACGGTCGGCGTCGCACTGCCGTGGCTGGGCACCCAGAACTGGAAGGAGGCCGAGACGATGTTCAACGAGCAGCTCACGGCCGCCGGCTTCAAGCCCCTCGTCCAGTCCGCCGACCAGAAGGTCCCCCAGCAGCAACAGCAGATCGAAGCCATGATCGAGCAGGGCGCAAAGGTCATCGTCGTCGGCCCCATCGACGGCACCCAGCTCGGCTCGGTCCTCGACAAGGCCAAGGAGGCCGGCGTGGCCGTCATCGGCTACGACCGTCTCATCGAGAACACCGCCTCCGTGGATGCAGTCGTCCAATTCGGCTCCGTGCGCACCGGTGAATTGCAGGGACAGTCACTGCTCGACGGCCTCAAGGCCAAGAAGGGCAACGGCCCGTACAACATCGAGCTCTTCGGCGGCGGCCCCGCCGACCCGAACGCCCCGAACTTCTTCAAGGGAGCCATGAGCGTCCTCAAGCCCAAGATCGACGACGGCACCCTCAAGGTCGTCTCCGCTCAGATGGACTTCACCCAGGCCGCCACCCCCGACTGGGACAACGCCAAGGCCCAGTCGCGCATGGACTCGCTGCTGTCCGGCTTCTACGCCGACAAGAAGATCGACGGTGTCCTCTCACCGAATGACGGCATCGCACGCGCCATCCTCACCTCGGCCGAGCAGGCCGGCCAGGAACTGCCCGTGGTCACCGGGCTGGACGCCGAGAACGAGTCCGTGGTCTCCATCTGGCAGGGCAAGCAGTACTCGACCGTGGCCAAGCCCACCCAGGACCTCGTCGTCAAGACCGTCGAGTTGATCCAGGCACTCCAGAAGGGCGAGGCCCTGCCCGAGCCGACCGAGCGCGCCAACAACGGCAAGGTCGACGTGGCCGTCTACGCCCTCGACCCGATCGTCGTCACCAAGGACAACGTCAAGGACGTCTTCAAGGACGACAAGGCCCGCCTCGAACTGCTCAAGTGA
- the gatB gene encoding Asp-tRNA(Asn)/Glu-tRNA(Gln) amidotransferase subunit GatB, translating into MTELMDFDRAVADFDPVLGIEVHVELGTATKMFDAAPNAFGGEANTHVTPVSLGLPGSLPVVNGTAVEYAVKIGLALNCQIAQTCRFARKSYFYPDLTKAFQTSQYDEPIAHDGWVDVELEDGTLFRVEIERAHMEEDAGKNTHVGGADGRIHGAEYSLVDYNRAGVPLVEIVTRPIEGAGERAPEVARAYVQTLRDIFRALEVSEARMERGNVRADINVSLRPDPQAPFGVRSETKNVNSFRSIERAVRFEIQRQAAILSGGGIVIQETRHFHEDDGSTSPGRGKSDAEDYRYFPEPDLVPVTASREWVEELRAGLPELPVAKRRRLRQEWGCSEMEMRDVVNAGALELIEATTAAGCPAGAARKWWMGELARKAKESETSLADMPVTPAAIAELQGLVDSGRLTDKLARQVLEGVLAGEGSPVQVVEARGLEVVSDEGALTAAVQEALEANPGIVEKIKGGKVQAAGALVGAVMKATKGQADAARVRELIMEMVGA; encoded by the coding sequence ATGACCGAACTCATGGACTTTGATCGTGCGGTCGCCGACTTCGACCCGGTCCTCGGCATCGAGGTGCATGTCGAACTGGGCACGGCCACGAAGATGTTCGACGCCGCCCCCAACGCCTTCGGCGGCGAAGCGAACACGCACGTCACCCCCGTCTCCTTGGGCCTGCCCGGCTCGCTGCCCGTTGTCAACGGCACTGCGGTGGAGTACGCGGTCAAGATCGGCTTGGCCTTGAACTGCCAGATCGCGCAGACCTGCCGTTTTGCGCGCAAGAGCTACTTCTACCCGGACCTCACCAAAGCCTTCCAGACCTCCCAGTACGACGAGCCCATCGCCCATGACGGATGGGTGGATGTCGAGCTGGAGGACGGCACCTTGTTCCGCGTCGAGATCGAACGCGCCCACATGGAGGAGGACGCCGGCAAGAACACGCATGTGGGTGGCGCGGACGGACGCATCCACGGGGCCGAGTACTCCTTGGTGGACTACAACCGTGCCGGCGTGCCCCTGGTGGAGATCGTCACCCGCCCCATCGAGGGCGCCGGCGAGCGCGCCCCCGAGGTGGCGCGCGCCTACGTCCAGACCCTGCGTGACATCTTTCGCGCGCTGGAGGTCTCCGAGGCGCGCATGGAGCGCGGCAATGTCCGCGCCGACATCAACGTCTCCCTGCGCCCCGACCCGCAGGCCCCCTTCGGCGTGCGCAGCGAGACGAAGAACGTCAACTCCTTCCGTTCCATCGAGCGGGCCGTCCGCTTCGAGATCCAGCGTCAGGCGGCGATCCTGTCCGGCGGCGGTATCGTCATCCAGGAGACCCGCCACTTCCACGAGGACGACGGCTCGACTTCACCCGGACGTGGCAAGTCGGACGCCGAGGACTACCGCTACTTCCCCGAGCCGGACCTGGTGCCGGTGACCGCCTCGCGCGAGTGGGTCGAAGAGCTGCGCGCGGGCCTGCCGGAGCTGCCGGTGGCCAAGAGGCGTCGTCTGCGCCAGGAGTGGGGCTGCTCCGAGATGGAGATGCGTGACGTCGTCAACGCCGGGGCCCTGGAGCTCATCGAGGCGACGACGGCGGCCGGGTGCCCCGCGGGTGCGGCCCGCAAGTGGTGGATGGGCGAATTGGCGCGCAAGGCCAAGGAGAGCGAGACCTCCTTGGCGGACATGCCCGTGACCCCCGCCGCCATTGCGGAGTTGCAGGGCCTGGTGGATTCCGGGCGCCTCACCGACAAGCTGGCGCGTCAGGTCCTCGAGGGTGTCCTTGCCGGCGAGGGCTCACCCGTCCAGGTCGTCGAGGCCCGCGGCCTCGAGGTGGTCTCTGACGAGGGAGCCCTGACCGCTGCCGTCCAGGAGGCGTTGGAGGCCAACCCGGGCATCGTCGAGAAGATCAAGGGCGGCAAGGTCCAGGCGGCCGGCGCCCTGGTCGGCGCGGTGATGAAGGCGACGAAGGGGCAGGCCGACGCCGCCCGCGTGCGCGAACTCATCATGGAGATGGTCGGCGCCTGA
- a CDS encoding ATP-binding cassette domain-containing protein encodes MTPPLLELHGLTKLFGGVEALVDVDLTLDRHEIVALVGDNAAGKSTLAKMVTGVEQPTRGRILVDGQPVTIPSPRAAFTLGIATVFQELALCDNLDVTANIFLGREIRTGDRLLDEATMESQARRFLDALGSRIPDVHAPLTQLSAGQRQCVAIARTLVADPRIVVLDEPTASLSVAQTAEVLTHVSGLRDLGLGVILISHNLADMRAVADRIVVLRHGRINGRFDASRVSTEEVIAAMTGARRYRDTPRA; translated from the coding sequence ATGACCCCACCCTTGCTGGAACTGCACGGCCTGACCAAGCTCTTCGGCGGTGTCGAGGCCCTCGTCGACGTCGACCTGACCCTCGACAGGCACGAGATCGTCGCCCTGGTCGGTGACAACGCCGCCGGGAAGTCGACGCTGGCGAAAATGGTCACCGGGGTCGAACAGCCCACGCGCGGACGGATCCTCGTCGACGGGCAGCCGGTGACGATCCCCTCGCCGCGTGCGGCCTTCACCCTGGGCATCGCCACCGTCTTCCAGGAACTCGCCCTGTGCGACAACCTCGACGTCACGGCGAACATCTTCCTCGGCAGGGAGATCCGCACAGGCGACCGCCTCCTCGACGAGGCCACCATGGAGAGCCAGGCCCGCCGCTTCCTGGACGCCCTCGGCTCGCGGATCCCCGACGTCCACGCGCCCCTCACGCAGCTGTCCGCCGGACAACGCCAGTGCGTGGCCATTGCCCGCACCCTGGTCGCCGACCCGCGGATCGTCGTCCTGGACGAACCCACCGCCTCACTGTCGGTGGCCCAGACCGCCGAGGTCCTCACCCACGTGTCGGGACTTCGGGACCTGGGGCTGGGGGTGATCCTCATCAGCCACAACCTTGCGGACATGCGGGCCGTGGCCGACAGGATCGTCGTCCTGCGCCATGGGCGCATCAACGGGCGATTCGACGCCTCCCGGGTGAGCACCGAGGAGGTCATCGCAGCAATGACAGGGGCCAGGCGCTACCGGGACACCCCTCGCGCCTGA
- the gatA gene encoding Asp-tRNA(Asn)/Glu-tRNA(Gln) amidotransferase subunit GatA: MNELLARTALDLAAALRAGEITAVELTTACLDRIEALNPRVNAFLHIDREGALATAAEVDRRRGAGEELHPLAGVPIALKDNMVTRGMPTTCASKILEGWLPPYDATVVDRIKAAGLPIVGKTNMDEFAMGSSTEHSAFGPTRNPWDMEHIPGGSGGGSAAAVSAFMVPLALGSDTGGSIRQPGSVTGTVGAKPTYGAISRYGLVAMASSLDQIGPVTRTVADAAALTELVGGHDPLDSTSLNAPVPDLGQAVARVAGAGRLEGLRVGVVTELSGEGYQEEVLASFTATVDELRGAGAEIVEVSCPSFDYALAAYYLIMPAEVSSNLARFDGMRYGIRVEPGEGPVTAERVMAATREAGFGDEVKRRIILGTHVLSAGYYDAYYGSAQKVRTLIQRDFDRVFADVDVLVSPTAPTTAFRFGDKIDDPMAMYLNDIATIPANLAGVPAMSVPCGLDGQGLPIGFQVIAPAHADLKMYEVAALVETLVEDVASACPAATWEETL, encoded by the coding sequence ATGAACGAGCTCCTTGCACGCACCGCCCTGGACCTGGCTGCTGCGCTGCGCGCCGGCGAGATCACCGCGGTGGAGTTGACCACCGCGTGCCTGGACCGCATCGAGGCCCTGAATCCCCGCGTCAACGCCTTCCTCCACATCGACCGCGAGGGCGCCCTGGCCACCGCCGCCGAGGTCGACCGTCGCCGGGGAGCAGGCGAGGAGCTGCACCCGCTGGCGGGTGTGCCCATCGCCCTGAAGGACAACATGGTGACCCGCGGGATGCCCACCACCTGCGCCTCGAAGATCCTTGAGGGCTGGTTGCCCCCCTACGACGCAACCGTCGTGGACAGGATCAAGGCGGCGGGCCTGCCGATCGTCGGCAAGACGAACATGGACGAGTTCGCCATGGGCTCGTCCACGGAACACTCCGCCTTCGGGCCGACTCGCAACCCGTGGGACATGGAGCACATTCCCGGCGGCTCGGGCGGCGGTTCGGCGGCAGCGGTCAGCGCCTTCATGGTGCCCCTGGCGCTCGGCTCCGACACCGGTGGTTCCATCCGCCAGCCGGGTTCGGTCACCGGCACCGTCGGCGCCAAACCCACCTATGGTGCAATCTCCCGTTACGGCCTGGTCGCCATGGCCTCCTCCCTGGACCAGATCGGCCCGGTCACCCGCACGGTGGCCGACGCCGCTGCGCTGACCGAATTGGTCGGTGGACACGACCCGCTGGACTCGACCTCGCTGAACGCCCCCGTACCCGACCTTGGCCAGGCGGTGGCTCGTGTGGCCGGGGCCGGGCGCCTGGAGGGACTGCGAGTGGGAGTGGTCACCGAATTGTCCGGCGAGGGCTACCAGGAGGAGGTCCTGGCCTCCTTCACCGCCACCGTCGACGAACTGCGCGGGGCGGGCGCTGAAATCGTCGAGGTCTCCTGCCCGAGCTTCGACTACGCGCTGGCCGCCTACTACCTCATCATGCCCGCAGAGGTGAGTTCGAACCTGGCTCGCTTCGACGGCATGCGTTACGGCATCCGGGTCGAACCCGGCGAAGGCCCCGTCACCGCCGAGCGCGTCATGGCCGCCACCCGTGAAGCGGGTTTCGGCGACGAGGTCAAGCGCCGCATCATCCTGGGCACCCACGTCCTGTCGGCCGGCTACTACGACGCCTACTACGGCAGCGCCCAGAAGGTCCGCACCCTCATCCAGCGTGACTTCGACCGTGTCTTCGCCGACGTGGACGTCCTCGTCTCCCCGACGGCACCGACCACGGCCTTCCGTTTCGGCGACAAGATCGACGATCCGATGGCCATGTACCTCAACGACATCGCCACCATCCCCGCCAACCTCGCGGGTGTGCCGGCCATGTCCGTGCCCTGCGGCCTGGACGGGCAGGGACTGCCCATCGGCTTCCAGGTGATCGCCCCTGCGCACGCCGACCTGAAGATGTACGAGGTTGCCGCCCTCGTCGAGACGCTGGTGGAGGACGTCGCTTCCGCCTGCCCCGCCGCCACCTGGGAGGAGACCCTGTGA